The following proteins come from a genomic window of Aptenodytes patagonicus chromosome W, bAptPat1.pri.cur, whole genome shotgun sequence:
- the LOC143172143 gene encoding haloacid dehalogenase-like hydrolase domain-containing protein 2: protein MAARRALKAVLVDLSGTLHIEDSAVPGAQEALKRLRSAPVTIRFVTNTTKECKRDLLERLTKLGFDIAENEIFTSLTAARNLLEQKQVRPLLLVDDKALPDFTGIATDDPNAVVVGLAPERFHYEMMNRAFRLILDGAPLIAIHKARYFKRKDGLALGPGPFVAGLEYATDTKATVVGKPEKTFFLEALRGTDCAPEEAVMIGDDCRDDVGGAQNAGMRGILVRTGKYRPADEDKINPAPYLTCENFPEAVEHILERLL, encoded by the exons atggCAGCTCGGCGTGCGCTGAAGGCTGTCTTGGTGGATCTCAGCGGCACACTTCACATTGAAGACTCAGCTGTGCCAGGCGCGCAGGAAGCTCTTAAAAG GCTGCGCAGCGCTCCGGTTACCATTCGATTTGTGACAAACACAACGAAGGAGTGCAAGAGAgacctgctggagaggctgacGAAGCTGGGATTTGACATTGCAGAAAATGAGATCTTCACGTCTCTGACAGCAGCCAGAAATCTTCTGGAGCAAAAGCAGGTGCGGCCTCTCCTCCTGGTGGACGATAAGGCCCTGCCTGATTTCACAG GCATAGCCACTGATGACCCCAATGCAGTGGTGGTAGGACTGGCTCCTGAGCGCTTTCACTACGAGATGATGAACAGAGCGTTTCG GTTGATTTTGGATGGTGCTCCTCTTATAGCTATTCATAAAGCCAGATACTTCAAGAGAAAAGATGGCTTGGCTCTGGGACCTGGACCTTTTGTAGCTGGGCTGGAATACGCGACGGACACCAAAGCGACAGTGGTGGGGAAGCCAGAGAAAACCTTCTTCCTAGAAGCTTTGCGGGGGACTGACTGTGCCCCAGAAGAGGCCGTCATGATTGGTGAC GACTGCAGGGATGATGTTGGTGGCGCCCAGAATGCGGGCATGCGTGGGATTTTGGTAAGGACCG GTAAATATCGACCGGCAGATGAAGACAAAATCAATCCCGCTCCTTACTTAACCTGTGAGAATTTCCCAGAGGCAGTGGAACATATCCTAGAGCGTCTGCTGTGA
- the LOC143172142 gene encoding katanin p60 ATPase-containing subunit A-like 2 isoform X5: MEYESYYFVKFQKYPKITKKVLDTAENKQQLRTGGRPRRAASSSQNLPRLKHQPVQRPLSKTSPGCTTEFKSSTTESPKQNNDSAVTLEQSDFGLSISAINKTGGDSIHPRRVGGNLGQVIDFHGTVQDAVKVSSNGIALNSLNCDPDPSERLLKPLSAFIGMTGEMRELATVVSKDIYLHNPNVKWDDIIGLDAAKRLVKEAVVYPIRYPQLFTGILSPWKGLLLYGPPGTGKTLLAKAVATECNTTFFNISASTIVSKWRGDSEKLVRVLFELARYHAPSTIFLDELESVMSQRGTASGGEHEGSRRMKTELLVQMDGLARSDDLVFVLAASNLPWELDSAMLRRLEKRILVDLPSEEARRVMIQHWLPPLSNSGGVELRTALDYSLLGQETDGYSGSDIKLVCKEAAMRPVRKIFDALENPQPGNSNLPVIRLDTITTADFLDVIAHTKPSAKNLSQKYTAWQREFEAV; this comes from the exons CCGAAAATAAACAACAGCTGAGAACTGGAGGAAGACCAAGAAG ggCAGCAAGCTCTTCTCAGAATCTCCCAAGGCTCAAACATCAGCCAGTGCAACGACCGTTGTCAAAAACTTCACCTGGGTGCACAACAGAATTTAAATCATCGACCACGGAGAGCCCCAAACAG aataatGACAGTGCAGTTACTCTGGAGCAATCTGACTTTGGCTTAAGCATCTCAGCAATCAACAAAACTGGAGGAGACAGCATTCACCCAAGAAGGGTTGGTGGAAACCTA ggCCAAGTAATTGACTTCCATGGGACAGTTCAGGATGCTGTCAAAGTATCATCAAATGGAATAGCCTTGAACAGCCTTAATTGTGATCCAGATCCATCA GAACGATTATTGAAACCCCTTAGTGCTTTTATTGGCATGACTGGAGAGATGAGAGAACTTGCAACGGTTGTAAGCAAA GACATTTACCTCCATAATCCAAACGTGAAGTGGGATGATATTATTGGACTGGATGCAGCTAAAAGGCTAGTCAAGGAAGCAGTTGTTTATCCCATAAGG TACCCCCAGCTGTTTACTGGCATTCTGTCTCCTTGGAAAGGATTATTGCTCTACGGACCACCAG GTACTGGAAAAACTTTGCTTGCTAAGGCTGTTGCCACAGAATGCAACACAACCTTTTTCAACATATCAGCATCCACCATTGTCAGCAAATGGAGGGGTGATTCAGAAAAACTGGTCCGG GTGTTATTTGAACTTGCCCGGTACCATGCTCCTTCCACAATTTTCTTGGATGAGCTGGAGTCAGTCATGAGTCAAAGAGGCACTGCTTCTGG TGGTGAACATGAAGGAAGTCGGCGGATGAAAACAGAATTACTGGTGCAGATGGATGGCTTGGCCCGATCTGATGATCTTGTATTTGTTTTAGCAGCTTCCAATCTGCCATG GGAGTTAGATTCTGCCATGCTGCGGCGGTTGGAGAAGAGGATTTTGGTTGACCTCCCAAGTGAAGAGGCACGGCGGGTGATGATCCAGCACTGGCTGCCTCCTCTGAGCAACAGCGGAGGAGTGGAGCTGAGAACGGCTCTGGACTACAGCTTGCTGGGCCAG GAAACAGACGGGTACTCCGGCTCAGACATAAAACTGGTGTGCAAGGAAGCAGCCATGAGACCAGTGAGGAAAATTTTCGATGCTCTTGAAAATCCTCAGCCAG GTAACAGTAACTTACCCGTGATCCGATTAGACACGATCACAACAGCAGATTTCCTGGATGTGATCGCCCACACCAAGCCGTCAGCAAAGAATCTAAGCCAGAAGTACACAGCTTGGCAGAGAGAATTTGAGGcggtttga